The following are encoded together in the Humulus lupulus chromosome 5, drHumLupu1.1, whole genome shotgun sequence genome:
- the LOC133779338 gene encoding uncharacterized protein LOC133779338, with the protein MNGVPFEFDEKCFHAFTVLKEKLTSTLIVDAPNWDLLFELMCDASDYVVGVVLGKRVENVFRMIYYVIRTLNDSHVNYATTEKELLAIVFAFDKFRPCLIGNKIMLIKIKENNEVPWFADYANFLAANIVPPEMSRQQLRKFYSEGIDFMGPFQSSYNNKYILLVVNYVLKWVEAAATPTNDGKLVMNFLQKNIFTRFGTPRAILSAEGTRFCNKQFDALLAKYGVRHRTTPADHPQSNGQMEVSNREVKIILEKTVNSSRKDWSNKLDDALWLIG; encoded by the exons ATGAATGGAGTACCTTTTGAATTTGATGAGAAGTGTTTCCATGCTTTTACTGTACTTAAGGAGAAATTGACTTCAACGTTGATAGTTGATGCACCTAATTGGGATTTGCTATTTGAGTtaatgtgtgatgcaagtgactatGTTGTAGGAGTAGTGTTGGGGAAACGAGTTGAAAATGTGTTTAGAATGATTTATTATGTGATTCGTACCTTGAATGATTCTCATGTTAATTATGCAACTACAGAAAAGGAGCTCTTGGCCATTGTGTTCGCTTTTGATAAGTTTAGGCCATGTCTCATTGGGAATAAGATAATG TTAATTAAAATAAAGGAGAATAATGAGGTACCGTGGTTCGCTGACTATGCTAACTTCTTGGCTGCCAATATAGTGCCTCCAGAGATGTCTAGACAACAACTTAGAAAGTTTTATTCGGAG GGGATAGATTTTATGGGACCCTTTCAGTCATCTTATAATAATAAGTATATTTTGCTTGTTGTAAATTATGTTTTGAAATGGGTGGAAGCAGCAGCAACTCCAACTAATGATGGAAAGTTAGTTATGAATTTCTTACAAAAGAATATTTTCACTAGATTTGGAACTCCTAGAGCTATTCTAAGTGCTGAAGGGACTCGTTTTTGTAATAAACAGTTCGATGCTTTGCTTGCTAAGTATGGAGTGAGGCATAGAACAACCCCAGCTGATCATCCCCAATCAAATGGGCAAATGGAAGTGTCTAATAGAGAGGTGAAAATAATTCTAGAGAAGACCGTCAATAGTTCAAGGAAGGATTGGTCCAACAAGCTTGATGATGCATTGTGGCTTATAGGATGA